A section of the Thermocrinis sp. genome encodes:
- a CDS encoding type III-B CRISPR module-associated Cmr3 family protein — protein sequence MKLLELTPEDALTFGSLKNFTAGESHYQQVSFPPPIMRFFSLGDGAALRVMGVFIKHKGELFLPMPADCLSMRKKEEGKVYVPKWSEELKRPFVVPFEGQGLLSLEQAKGFCSFSNFAESYAKGKGFSTKKEILFQEEERVGVKLNYDKRVSQEGYLYSRVYLRFKDSHIVLLVDQDVEKSFFATVGGERKYAKVKPVEDRFLDFLNSTVSIEKGGLYKFYSTTHLYVDLKGEIWLSEHIKFKVEWVSSLEPEWVSGFAKPFLYMLRPGTVLWLRALESGMCKRLCQISSHKEVIKYGNESKDLLKRGWNSGILLEVA from the coding sequence ATGAAGTTGTTGGAGCTAACGCCTGAAGATGCGCTAACCTTTGGAAGTTTAAAAAACTTTACCGCGGGAGAGTCCCATTATCAACAGGTTAGCTTTCCACCACCCATAATGAGGTTTTTCTCTTTGGGTGACGGAGCCGCTCTAAGGGTAATGGGAGTTTTCATAAAACACAAAGGCGAACTGTTTCTCCCAATGCCTGCGGATTGCCTAAGTATGAGAAAGAAAGAGGAAGGCAAGGTCTACGTTCCAAAGTGGAGCGAGGAATTGAAAAGACCTTTTGTGGTACCTTTTGAAGGGCAGGGGCTTTTAAGCCTTGAACAGGCGAAGGGTTTTTGTAGTTTTTCTAATTTTGCAGAAAGTTATGCCAAAGGGAAGGGCTTTTCCACAAAAAAGGAAATCCTATTCCAAGAGGAAGAGAGGGTTGGGGTAAAGCTAAACTACGACAAAAGGGTATCCCAAGAGGGCTATCTCTACTCAAGGGTTTATTTGAGATTTAAAGACTCTCACATAGTGCTTTTGGTAGATCAAGACGTGGAAAAGTCGTTTTTTGCTACTGTGGGGGGAGAGAGAAAGTATGCTAAAGTTAAGCCCGTTGAGGACAGATTTTTAGACTTTCTAAACTCCACCGTCAGCATTGAAAAAGGCGGGCTTTACAAGTTCTACTCCACAACCCACCTTTACGTGGATTTAAAAGGAGAGATATGGCTTAGTGAACACATAAAGTTTAAGGTAGAGTGGGTTTCTTCTTTGGAGCCTGAATGGGTTTCGGGCTTTGCAAAGCCTTTCCTTTACATGCTTAGGCCAGGCACAGTGCTCTGGCTTAGGGCATTAGAAAGTGGAATGTGCAAAAGGCTATGTCAGATTTCTTCCCACAAGGAAGTTATTAAGTATGGTAATGAGTCTAAAGATCTACTCAAAAGAGGTTGGAACAGTGGAATCCTTTTGGAGGTGGCATAG
- the csx2 gene encoding TIGR02221 family CRISPR-associated protein: MEKSLLVSFIGGSRGKRSYENIKYRFSEEEVRESYLFGIALFEHLRQKGEDLELLFVGTTGSGWSELINVKQSQDQEIEELFDRIIELEKAQKVSDEVLSEWISKIKESVDVEIHYILLENPPELESISKSVMQKVLSLGDYKKIILDITHAYRFVPYVVLLDLMVIKKLKSFELEIYYGFLEHALEDGSRPVKRLSHLEELVKLNEALSLFENAGDFRSYFQLAGVDESYARGTYFEVEINRPATKALRNLANLKTQKQYLEPLHQRVVEKYIFGLLDDRLESRMRNRAKFFYERGQYLKAITLLYEAILVKGIRIFGLGDDQFYKNREEVKALLDRSGDERWIKFKNLRNACVHGTPPQEAEVLSAVLSEDKFKEIFELGFEIFENLTKGGGNA, encoded by the coding sequence ATGGAAAAGAGTCTTTTAGTAAGCTTTATAGGGGGCTCTAGGGGGAAAAGATCCTACGAAAATATCAAGTACAGGTTTTCCGAAGAGGAAGTAAGAGAAAGCTACCTTTTTGGTATAGCCCTTTTTGAACACCTGCGCCAAAAGGGAGAGGACTTAGAGCTTCTCTTTGTGGGAACCACTGGCTCTGGCTGGTCTGAACTTATCAATGTGAAGCAATCACAAGATCAAGAGATAGAAGAACTTTTTGACAGGATAATAGAACTGGAAAAAGCACAAAAAGTCAGCGACGAGGTGCTGTCTGAGTGGATAAGCAAGATAAAAGAAAGTGTAGATGTAGAAATTCACTACATACTTCTTGAAAACCCACCGGAGCTTGAAAGTATATCCAAAAGCGTTATGCAAAAAGTTCTGAGCTTGGGAGACTACAAAAAGATCATCCTTGATATTACACACGCTTACAGGTTTGTGCCATACGTGGTGCTCCTTGACCTTATGGTGATTAAAAAGCTGAAGAGCTTTGAGTTGGAGATATACTATGGCTTTTTGGAGCATGCGTTAGAGGATGGCTCAAGGCCGGTGAAGCGCCTGAGCCATTTGGAAGAGCTGGTAAAGCTAAACGAAGCCCTAAGCCTTTTTGAAAACGCAGGGGACTTTAGAAGCTACTTCCAACTGGCTGGGGTAGACGAAAGCTATGCACGCGGAACTTACTTTGAGGTAGAAATAAACAGGCCTGCCACAAAGGCACTTAGAAATCTTGCAAATCTCAAAACGCAAAAGCAATACTTAGAGCCCTTGCATCAACGGGTTGTGGAAAAATATATCTTTGGCTTGCTGGATGACCGCCTGGAAAGCAGGATGAGAAACAGAGCTAAGTTCTTCTACGAAAGGGGTCAGTATTTGAAGGCAATAACCTTGCTTTACGAAGCTATACTGGTAAAAGGTATAAGGATCTTTGGCTTGGGAGATGATCAATTCTACAAAAACAGAGAAGAGGTAAAAGCTCTTCTGGATAGAAGCGGTGATGAAAGGTGGATCAAGTTTAAAAATCTTAGGAATGCTTGCGTTCACGGGACTCCACCTCAGGAAGCTGAGGTGCTCAGTGCTGTCCTTTCGGAGGATAAGTTCAAGGAAATCTTTGAATTGGGTTTTGAAATCTTTGAAAACTTAACTAAGGGGGGCGGAAATGCGTAA
- the cmr4 gene encoding type III-B CRISPR module RAMP protein Cmr4, translating into MRKEIYLLKTITPLHIGAGQGLGYVDLPVVREVHTNFPYIPGTSLKGALRNLEINQIAMTIGEKPSQVEERLTKGELKDKSMLRLAKIFGIAGEGAEEGKEVGAGKVLFSDGFILLFPVKSAKGIFSLTTCPYAINRFFEFVGLDQRIKEVQEGKVKVLDTKEHKNLINGKLLLEEFIFEAEDSQELKGFVELLKGVLGEENIKRFVCVSDTDFRDFVSNYTEVQTHIKIDLDTGTVEEGALWTEEYVPAESVFVFGLTFLEDIEYSPPSTFHLGGDITTGKGFVKVQRLEVQI; encoded by the coding sequence ATGCGTAAAGAGATCTACCTTCTTAAAACCATCACACCACTGCACATAGGTGCAGGTCAAGGATTGGGGTATGTTGATCTGCCGGTGGTGCGCGAAGTGCATACCAACTTTCCCTATATTCCTGGAACGAGCTTGAAGGGAGCGCTGAGAAACTTGGAAATAAACCAAATTGCAATGACGATTGGGGAAAAGCCCTCGCAGGTAGAGGAAAGACTAACCAAAGGTGAGCTAAAAGACAAGAGTATGCTAAGACTTGCAAAGATCTTTGGCATTGCGGGAGAGGGAGCGGAAGAGGGAAAAGAAGTGGGAGCGGGCAAAGTTTTGTTTTCTGACGGCTTTATCTTACTTTTCCCTGTAAAATCTGCAAAGGGAATATTTTCACTAACTACATGCCCATATGCCATAAACAGGTTCTTTGAGTTTGTGGGACTTGACCAAAGAATAAAAGAAGTGCAGGAGGGCAAGGTAAAGGTTTTGGATACAAAGGAGCACAAAAATTTAATAAATGGTAAGCTGTTGCTTGAGGAGTTTATTTTTGAAGCGGAAGATTCACAAGAGCTAAAAGGGTTTGTTGAACTTTTAAAGGGTGTTTTGGGAGAAGAAAACATAAAAAGGTTTGTATGCGTAAGCGATACGGACTTTAGGGACTTTGTAAGCAACTACACAGAAGTTCAAACGCACATAAAGATAGATCTGGATACGGGCACCGTCGAAGAGGGAGCCCTATGGACAGAAGAATACGTTCCCGCTGAATCTGTTTTTGTGTTTGGCTTGACCTTCTTAGAAGATATAGAATACTCTCCACCTTCTACCTTTCACCTTGGTGGAGACATAACTACGGGTAAAGGCTTTGTTAAGGTTCAAAGGTTGGAGGTGCAAATATGA